In Cicer arietinum cultivar CDC Frontier isolate Library 1 chromosome 7, Cicar.CDCFrontier_v2.0, whole genome shotgun sequence, the genomic window caaaaatagaaaaactaaattgatgtatttaatttaaattaaatacattaattttatttaatatactattatttagattttagatttaagagaataataaatatttatcttttctttaaattttttaatctttctcTTATATAGAACAGTATCTCAATTATCTTTCAAACATAATAGTGTTTGTATCTTTTCCATTTCTTTATCCTGTGTTTGGAATCAATGAGTGTGCAAAGAAAGAAAAcatgattttcttaaaattttctaCCTTTTGGGCAAAATTGATCACTAAGAGCGAACAAAAGTTTTCCATTTCACAATGCAAAAACTTCTATATGTCATTTGGGAAGAAAGGATTGAAAAGAGTtgatatttaatcaaaataacaCTTTTGCTCTAATAAATATTTACAGTTTCGGTACATAATCGTGTGATGCGTTTGtgttgaaattgatttaatatgtacattaaataataatatttttctttaactaataaacattttctttcattttattaagtaaaaaaaaaaccatttaaaacattttactttcattttattgataaaataattattgctaatttattaatattagtatttattttaaaattgtaatgatttttttattctcattaatatttattaaaaaatgcatttatcTTAGAcattgttattttcttttttatgtttttatttccttcatcACATCTTATTTTTACCTAgaaatatttatgtaatttttaatacatattatttatttccttTCATTCTTCTCTCTTAAACCAaactattaaattaatgatCTCATATTCTATTCATTTTCTTCTAACTTTCATTTACACACCAAACAAAGCAGTAATGTCACTTTCTTCTCCATACCGATCACAAAGAATTACCTCCCAAATCAGCTACCTCCCGAAGCAGATGGGAAACTAAATGAGTTGGTTTGGTTCGGTAGCAAAAAAAATCAGAGGTCCGAAGCAAGAGTGGGTCCCTGATGACCCCAGCTAAACAAACAGCGACCCAATCTTGTCAGCCAACAACAGTATCTATCTCTTCTCGTGAGTCGTGACGCGTCATTTTGGTCCACTATGGCAACAAGGACGgtgatttattttatcattcCCCACCAACTATATATCCCCCCTAATACCAATTTCTAATTCCACCTCTGTATATTATTTCACTTTCACACACCCACCCCCaacccattttcatttttctaacatttatttaaattaaataatctcCTCTCTTCTCTTCATCTTTCTCTTCTTCTTACAAAGCTACCAccgttttttgtttttacacaGCTTTACTTTTGACTATTTCATTACCCAAACCACCATGGCAACTCAGGTTTTGAACCCTCACGACTATTTCATCATACCTCAACCACCCTCCTTCTCCCGCCGCTGCAACTATTACGGCTACAACAACCGTACCACGACCTCCAGGTCTCACCGGAAACATGTTGCACGACCAGACCTGAGAAAACGGAACGATAAGAGTTCCTTCCAACTAGAGACAGCGTCGGTCTCGAAGAGATCCAGCGCCGATGATTCAGCGACTGGGAAGAGCAGCAGCTCGCCTGTGGAGAAGGTGACGATTCTCCGGAGAGGCCAGTCGCTGGATTCGTCGTTGGTAGCGGCGAAGAATGACATGTACGCTGGATCTGCGTTCGCGATGTCTCCGTCACCAAGCGCGCTTCCTCTGCCGTCTTTTATGACAAAGAAGCAGTCGCTAGAGACGTTTGACGACTCCGCAACGCGAGATCTGAGGCGTTTGCTCCGAATTGATTGACGTACAACAAGTTTGGTTCGGGTCGGGTCAAACCCGAATAACAATCCATATGTAGTTCCGCTTCCACCTCTTTCTCTCTTGTAGAATCGTTTTCTCTCTCCCTCACTGGACTCCGTTACCGTAAATCAGCTTTTAGTTTCAACTTCTGACCCGATCGTGATTTTTTTAAACGAAAAGGTTAGATCTGAAATTGGGGGTGATTTGTTGTCTAAATGGTTTCGAGTAGCATAGAGCCATGTTGTGCAGTTCTGCTTCATTTTGTAAAACTTATTAAATGGTTAAAGTATAAATTAGGGTTGCTGTAATATCAGTTTAaagttaattcataaaattatcCGCCGTGTTGGTGGTTGATGCGTATATTACGATGTTTGTCCTTGACTGTGTTAACTGTGTCACTGTAATGGGAAATTGTGAATGGGAAACACTTGATGCTTTTTGTTATTCTTTTGTGCGAGCTCGTTCTACGTTCAAGTATTTCTTTTCTTCTACTTTAAGATTAAGATTTAATTTCTCCCTTGTTTATAACCTATttgagaatttttaaataaaaagctGTAAAGAGATGtgtcaattaatttaatcagGTCAttctataaaaatcattttttcagatCATTATCCacctaataatatattaatatgtacatatttttatcaatgaaattatttattaaatattttcaaattaaatataattcccTTATGTCTTAATTTAAATCCCCAATTAAAACTTCCAACTTCTCTATGGtcaatgaaaaatattgaataGTATTAAGTAGATAATGatgtataaaattgatttttatgccACTGTTCAAACATTGACTAACGGGCAACTAACTgagatataaaacaaaatttaattaaaaactttatattaGTTATggaacttgattacaaaagtttttaatttagagtcctatttaaaaattttcaaattatttgaaGAGATGCAAGTAATTAAACCTTACCATAACATTTAACTAATAAAACAATGAGACAAATTCTGCGCGGACTTCCAATTCCAGGTActtgaaaattgttaaaaaaacttttaacaACAATCCTGTTACATAGAGAAGAGTTTATGGTCTCCTTCATTTTATTTGACAGGAAATAGTCCCCTTGATTCATTTTCATAGATCCCAAAATGATTTGATTGGTATCCAGATGgttatatgatatttttgtgccatattttattattaaaagattgacgattgtttaataaaaataaatgaaaaatagatGAGTCTCTCACATCTAAACTCTCGTAAAAAATTGAAGTATTGGTCTCCGATGAATTATATGTTATACTTGTGCATCAAAATATTCACTTTAGTTTCTTTTAGAAGGTAACTCATCATAAGTTTAATGTAACTTTTTGATTGAATTTGCTATCTAGTTTTTGAATTTGTAACTATCAATCAATTTCgcctttgaattttttgaaatagtgAAACCGTCTCTTAATTTACCTCACATTTATCAATTAAGTCCCTCCTTCAAATTTAGATATTCGAAAAGTTGACACACACTTAAATACTAATTAATATGACCGTTCGCATCACATTTTACATATATAGGagtaaatttaatattgaaatttgaGATCCTTCTAAAATCTAAAGAATTCataaaaaacacatattttcaaaaaaacctAGAAATTCATGAAAATTCATCCTATCATCTTGCTTGGTAAATAAAATGAACCGCAAGGAAGTAACACTATAATACTACATGATAAAATGAACAGCAAATAAATGAACCGCAAATAAATGAACAAGGACCATGCAGATTTTGGAGTAATATTACATCTAGACTCAATAattgcatatatatataataatagtaattaattGCATTTAATTTTCTTGAGTCCAGAAAAAATGTCTGTTAATagttaatgataatttttttaaagttaaacatttatttatatattatacttattttaaacatataaatatatcaaattgtttttttatactATAACTGAATATGACATGACAGTTGACAATATTAATTTTCGCATATATAAAATGGACTGAACAAATTAcgtaaacaacaaattaaaccTCATGTCCccatatataaaagaaattataaatttaattaaaagaaaatgacgcaaattattttaaatggaaGAACATATCTATTGTGTTCATGgtataaaacttaaatgttagtCTATGTACTTATACAAAAATAGTCATAAGTAAGAATTACGGCAAGGAATCGAGGTACAAAGCACTCTAAATAATCGGTCATGGAGGGAGTGTAATAGTTCAGAAcgaattatatttattacatcgctatttttatttttattttaatatagtgaGTGCTTGAAacatttttctaataaaaaacaTGAGATGAGTTATGTAACTAGACAAGACTCAATATATTctcatttatttcaaattaattagtatattgataacttttttataaaaaaataatcaagaaagagttcaaaaatatcatttgaTAAATCAAAACATCTCAACTATATTGACATATATGacttatatcttttaaaatattattaaaataagcaTAAAGATACAAAAGAACTTAGGGAAACTAGACAAAATCCAAACCATAATAATCAAAGGATAAAACTTAATAAAAACTTTGTCAGAAAAATCTAAAGGGATAAAACGTGACAAGAGAAAAAGAGTACAAAGCAAATAACAACAAAAGAAGAATCCTTGACAAATATCAACATCAATTAATATGAATTTAGTAAACCCCAATATATTATAATTCAAAGAATCTAAAATGCATAGTGGAGTAGAAACCATCCAAATCAAGTCATTTTGTTGAAGGCCAATAGAAGCAATTTTATCTGTATAGTGGTTGTCCACTCTAAAATTATGAGAAATGTAAAACTGCATGTTCTTTGTAAGCTCCATACAATTCAACCATCTAATCCTTAGATGCCAAAGAATAATACTAGAACTTTTGAAATCCATAATAACTAGTTGAGAGCCAACCTCTAACCAAAGCCTATTCCAATTCTTCTTATAACTATCTTAATAGCATTCACCAACCCATGTAACTCAACTTTGAAAGCAGTAGCGATATTCAAATTGCCAACAAATCcacctaaaaaattaacatttgaGTCCCTCCACAAGCTTCAAGGCCTAAAAAACCATTATCAGTTACCAGTACCATATATATTACACTTGGCTTTGTTAAGGATGGGGACTACTATAAGTCTATAACACTTCCTTAATGCAAGGAGCATTAGGCACATGAACTTAAATAAAGCTCACAAATCCAAGATTTATTACAAATCTCAATCACAATATGCACATTATTAATGTCCACCtggatataaaaaatataagtaatcaAATACTAAAGGTGCCCTGCAAAATCACTTTCAAAAAACAAATGCTTGTTAGATTCTTCATGCTTGTGGCACAAGCTACACATGGAGACCATGTTGCAACTTCGAGCCCTTAAATTATCATCAGTAGGAACTTTGTTGTGGAACAACCTCCAAACCAAAAGAGATTTTGAAGGAGGAATAGATGGATTTAAAATAATCTTGGCCTAATGTTGCTCATTCAAGGGAGACTTTTGAAACATGTAAGCATCCTTAAAGTACATTTCTCCATTGGTGGAGTTCTTCCAAATAAACTTGTCCTCAATAAAGAATTTTTAAATGTGTACATTTTgcaaaaatagataaaaactcAGTGTTACTATGCAAAAAATAGTGAAGGAATAAGAGAGATAAACCACttataatcaataataaatttttttaccttAGCATTAAGCAGATAATGCCTTTCCTCGGGAATACTGAAAAGATTAGTCATAACTACATTGGGCCATTTATCATGCCACAAATTAATGTGCTCACCATTGCCCATGCTCCTTGGTAATGAAAAACTCAGTGCTTCAAACCAGTCCAAATAGTAGaaaaaatatgacaaaaattAGATCCTTTATAtctcaacacttcaacccttaGAAGAATGACCCATTGGTAATTTGAAGTTATCAGCTCCCAACATAGCTTGAGGGTGGCAGCCTCATTGATGTCCCCTTATATATCTCAACCCAAAGCCTCATCCTTGGTAGAAGTGCACACCTTAAGACAAACTACAGtaatcatctttttttttttttatggtcaATGTCACCAGACCACACAAAGTTTCTAATCCATCCCTCAATGACATTGATAAGAGATATTGggcaataataaataaaaaagctaTAGATAAGCATATTATGAAAAAGAAAGTAAACAAGCCTTCCAAGCTGCCAATTTgactttgattattttaaaacaagCATAAGGTGCACAACTTTTGGcttatatttaaagatatgaATATGTGTTATTTGGACACAAAAATCCGACTCTGTATATACCACACACAAATTTGGTGACATCGAACATCTAAAGGAGAgagaaaaaacattaaaaaagaaaaaatcaaaaccatatataattatataaggATGTCAAAAAATCcgtcaaaatatatttttcatatgatAGTAGTAGATACAACTAGTTacgtataaaataaaattattataaacacAACCATCCATATTTCCTCTTTATGTATTAGGTCTTTCTTTTTCTGTCTTCTAGCTTTTAGTAGTTGGCAAGTAATCATTTAGGACTTAAGTAATCATTTAGGACTTATTCAACATGCATGGTGGCACAGTACATTAAACAATAGTGCAAATGGCCTTGCCCACTCATTTGGCTATTTTcatttatatctttatttgtATTTGTCTCGAGCAATGATGTTTCATCTGCATCTCTACACCACTTGTGCTTCAGAGTACTTTCtctaatatcaaatataaaagaaatttctatggtacttttttttttttaaagtgtattgatatttttatttttttaattaataatttgttttatatttttatatcaatatatattaagttgatcaaattatttatatcaatatatatatatatatatatatatatatgtatatatttttaatttaattactataaatttaagttttcttttttattttattttaattaaaattaaaacatcgtTCTTTTCCGCCATGCTTTCACTCTCTATCATTTTTCCACCATCACTAGAAGATCCCTCATCTGTCTCACTCTCATCTCGCTCGCGTTTGCGTCATTGTCGTCTTGTGCCGTCGACCACTAATCGCCGTCGTCGTTACCAGACCGTCTTTGATTATTAATGAACTACAACAAAAAGATAGACGATGCAAAATGAAGGAGAAAGATTGTAAAGAACCGCGAAGGGAGACGACAAAGAACGGCAAAAAGACAGTGTGggataaaacaaaaatataaaaattcaaaatttggtggtgttaaatttaaaatataatcaaacttATCGTATACGATACTCATTAGaatattagtaatttaatttaataatatcaaaatatattagtttttaattCTACCATAAAAAtcacttaaaataaatagatctatttaatttaaatttcaaattaaatatatcaattttttttcttcttatctttttctttttatatttggGATCCAAAAATAATCTatta contains:
- the LOC101512024 gene encoding uncharacterized protein — protein: MATQVLNPHDYFIIPQPPSFSRRCNYYGYNNRTTTSRSHRKHVARPDLRKRNDKSSFQLETASVSKRSSADDSATGKSSSSPVEKVTILRRGQSLDSSLVAAKNDMYAGSAFAMSPSPSALPLPSFMTKKQSLETFDDSATRDLRRLLRID